In the Bos taurus isolate L1 Dominette 01449 registration number 42190680 breed Hereford chromosome 21, ARS-UCD2.0, whole genome shotgun sequence genome, one interval contains:
- the TCL1B gene encoding uncharacterized protein TCL1B codes for MEAEASPPVGSPPCCLWFQRPGVYEDEKGRIWVAVAMQIIPSYRARGSGAPESTVSPGAGGEPVKGRWCRHDHPTSAPGSAPAPAGPEDPGPWLCVQLSIPNGARLSLQHDDSITVHLWQLPNQMPRSPSSLLVSGLPIKWELYPGRRYRGTDSRLWEIVDHDQVISMENLILKRLPSRPWHGGATSLVDGSGLWGPCSDPHSLIPETGSSLAEGLELGLLSYPRSCSNGAAAQFLRASLTVSFCLPPDPAGPVP; via the exons ATGGAAGCCGAAGCTTCTCCGCCGGTCGGATCGCCCCCTTGCTGCCTGTGGTTCCAGAGGCCTGGCGTCTACGAGGATGAGAAAGGGAGGATCTGGGTGGCTGTGGCTATGCAGATCATTCCCTCGTACCGAGCTCGGGGCAGCGGGGCCCCTGAGAGCACTGTGAGTCCTGGGGCTGGAGGGGAGCCAGTGAAAGGGCGGTGGTGTCGC CATGACCATCCCACCTCTGCTCCGGGCAGTGCCCCCGCCCCAGCTGGGCCAGAGGATCCAGGACCCTGGTTGTGTGTGCAGCTCAGCATCCCTAATGGGGCCCGTCTTTCCCTCCAGCATGATGATAGCATCACGGTCCATCTGTGGCAGTTACCCAACCAGATGCCCAGGTCCCCCAGCTCTCTGCTTGTGTCTGGGCTGCCCATTAAGTGGGAGCTCTATCCCGGGCGAAGGTACCGAGGAACGGATtccagactctgggagatagtggaccATGACCAG GTCATCTCCATGGAAAATCTGATCCTCAAACGTCTGCCAA GCCGACCTTGGCACGGGGGCGCCACAAGTCTGGTCGATGGCAGTGGCCTTTGGGGACCCTGCAGTGACCCACACAGTCTTATCCCTGAGACGGGCAGCAGCCTGGCTGAGGGCCTCGAGTTGGGCCTGCTCTCCTACCCCCGGTCCTGCTCCAACGGGGCGGCCGCCCAGTTCCTCCGAGCGTCCCTGACTGTCAGCTTTTGTCTTCCCCCAGACCCGGCTGGCCCTGTGCCTTAA